Proteins encoded together in one Acipenser ruthenus chromosome 40, fAciRut3.2 maternal haplotype, whole genome shotgun sequence window:
- the LOC131708050 gene encoding tripartite motif-containing protein 29-like — protein LHPPASAAAQSCAGPGDVPCDFCTGRKFKAVNSCLTCLTSYCETHVKPHLEVAAFKRHKLIEAAGNLEQKICDEHQKVLEVFCRTDQTCICVLCIDKEHKSHDTVSAEAGRQEKLGETQTRLELRIQDRLRELEELKRSSQREIQESEKIFTQLIRSIEKIHSEVTELIGAQEKATVNQAEGIMKKLEQEIAELRRRNTELKQLSETKDHIHFLQELGFLCRGNLLDKY, from the exons CTCCATCCtcctgcttctgctgctgctcagagctgtgctggacctggagatgtgccgtgtgatttttgcactgggagaaagttcaaagctgtaaACTCCTGTTTGACCTGCCTGACCTCTTACTGTGAAACTCACGTCAAGCCACACCTTGAAGTTGCTGCATTCAAGAGGCACAAACTGATCGAAGCAGCTGGAAATCTGGAACAGAAGATTTGTGAcgaacaccagaaggttttggaggtcttctgcagaactgatcagacgtgtatttgtgTGTTGTGCATAGACaaggaacacaagagccatgatacagtctcagctgaagCTGGGAGACAG gagaagctgggagagacacagacacgacTAGAGCTGAGAATCCAGGATAGACTGAGAGAATTGGAGGagctgaaa agatcttcACAGAGAGAAATccaggaaagtgagaagatctttactcagctgatccgatccattgagaagatccactcTGAGGTGACGGAGCTGATTGGAGCTCAGGAGAAGGCtacagtgaatcaggctgaagggatcatgaagaaactggagcaggagattgctgagctgaggaggagaaacactgagctgaaacagctttcagagaccaaggatcacatccattttctacag GAACTGGGATTCCTCTGCAGAGGAAACCTTttggacaaatactaa